From Natator depressus isolate rNatDep1 chromosome 7, rNatDep2.hap1, whole genome shotgun sequence, the proteins below share one genomic window:
- the LOC141991515 gene encoding protein BTG1-like, which translates to MKTEISTAAGFITRLLRTPGGIGDEQLRCFSESLQEALRDHYRHHWFPLMPSKGSGYRCIRINHKMDPLIGKAAGMIGLSHQRLFQLLPSELTLWVDPFEVSYRIGEDGSICVLYESPPPGLKTAKALESRNSCKEEWRIGRSSPSKNYNMMTVSS; encoded by the exons ATGAAGACGGAGATCTCCACTGCTGCGGGCTTCATCACCCGCCTGCTACGCACCCCCGGCGGCATCGGCGACGAGCAGCTGCGCTGCTTCAGCGAGTCACTGCAGGAGGCGCTGCGAG ACCATTATAGACACCACTGGTTTCCCCTGATGCCCTCCAAGGGCTCAGGGTACCGATGCATTAGGATCAACCACAAGATGGACCCCTTGATAGGGAAGGCAGCCGGCATGATTGGACTGAGCCATCAGAGACTCTTCCAGCTCTTACCAAGTGAATTGACTCTTTGGGTTGACCCCTTTGAGGTGTCCTATAGAATAGGAGAAGATGGGTCTATCTGTGTCCTTTATGAAAGCCCCCCACCGGGTCTGAAGACTGCCAAAGCTCTGGAGAGTAGAAACAGCTGTAAAGAGGAATGGAGAATTGGCAGATCAAGCCCTTCCAAGAATTACAACATGATGACAGTTTCTAGTTAA